A region of Sphingobium baderi DNA encodes the following proteins:
- a CDS encoding DUF736 domain-containing protein yields MPTTHFESTGDGYAGRVRLFGIDEAIVLVPLEPNDAENAPDYRIHLDDEDGPEVGGAWKRVGERAGDYIALEIDSPIFPAPFRPVLFRADPEGRTLWLSWRRPRPREDRS; encoded by the coding sequence GTGCCCACCACGCACTTTGAATCCACCGGCGACGGCTATGCAGGCCGCGTCAGGCTGTTCGGCATCGACGAGGCGATTGTGCTCGTTCCGCTTGAACCGAACGACGCCGAGAATGCGCCCGACTACCGCATCCATCTCGATGATGAGGATGGCCCCGAAGTCGGCGGCGCCTGGAAACGGGTCGGCGAACGGGCGGGTGATTACATCGCGCTGGAGATCGACAGCCCGATCTTCCCGGCCCCGTTCCGGCCCGTGCTGTTCCGCGCCGATCCCGAGGGCCGGACGCTTTGGCTGTCGTGGCGGCGTCCGCGACCGCGCGAAGACCGGAGCTGA
- a CDS encoding lytic transglycosylase domain-containing protein codes for MPVPIIHLFAEMPSHPFVPLGRRSAGAHSEGQGRFPAGASREPFTAASTLAGWRQSGGGSAVVAAILLLLAPGAALAQNAPAERVAASHPHAGHVADAAQRFRIPEAWIWAVVRVESNGNSRAVSTAGATGLMQIMPGTWAGLRARYRLGSDPFDVRDNIMAGAAYLREMFDRYGNATAMLAAYNAGPGRYDEHLARGRPLPAETRAYLMKLAAITGGSDDTQFAAAPAPDSLAWRRAALFAERSGPASTMPVDAANDARAAQPGRPLAGRTEVAMVAATPPSTGLFVPLSGRSPP; via the coding sequence GTGCCTGTTCCGATCATCCATTTGTTCGCGGAAATGCCGTCTCATCCCTTCGTCCCGCTCGGTCGCAGGTCGGCCGGCGCGCACAGCGAAGGTCAAGGGCGGTTCCCGGCCGGCGCTTCGCGCGAACCCTTTACCGCAGCGAGCACGCTGGCAGGCTGGCGTCAGAGCGGGGGCGGATCGGCCGTCGTGGCCGCGATCCTGCTGCTGCTCGCGCCGGGCGCTGCGCTGGCACAGAATGCGCCGGCCGAACGGGTTGCGGCGAGCCATCCCCATGCCGGCCATGTCGCCGATGCGGCGCAGCGGTTCCGCATCCCGGAAGCCTGGATATGGGCGGTGGTGCGCGTCGAGAGCAACGGCAATTCCCGCGCTGTCTCGACTGCCGGGGCGACGGGTCTGATGCAGATCATGCCCGGGACCTGGGCGGGTCTACGCGCGCGCTATCGGCTCGGCTCCGATCCATTCGACGTGCGCGACAACATTATGGCGGGCGCGGCCTATCTGCGCGAGATGTTCGACCGCTACGGCAATGCGACCGCCATGCTCGCCGCGTATAATGCGGGACCGGGCCGCTACGACGAGCATCTCGCGCGCGGCCGTCCGCTGCCCGCCGAGACACGCGCCTATCTCATGAAACTGGCGGCGATCACCGGCGGTTCGGACGACACTCAGTTTGCTGCGGCACCAGCTCCCGATTCGCTTGCCTGGCGTCGTGCCGCACTGTTCGCGGAGCGTTCAGGACCGGCTTCGACTATGCCGGTGGACGCTGCAAACGATGCCAGGGCCGCGCAACCCGGACGCCCGCTAGCCGGCCGCACGGAGGTTGCGATGGTCGCAGCCACGCCACCCTCGACCGGCCTCTTCGTCCCGCTTTCTGGCCGGTCTCCGCCATGA
- a CDS encoding relaxase/mobilization nuclease domain-containing protein yields MSRDDNFRIRPGRIRSQGSQRSRPIIVQALAAAQRAGGHVSRRGRIVAPGSSTFGRGRVASVRATHRLGHRSRQVIVKARVVRQGGRASLAAHLNYLQRDGVTRDGEKGVLFGAEADSLDRNEFAARCENDRHHFRFIVSPEDADHMRDLKGFTRQLMTRMESDLGTRLDWRAVEHWNTDNPHVHIIVRGIGEDGQNLVISRDYIGEGMRAQAREIVTRELGLRSDLDIRQSLERQVEAERWTEIDRDLSRTMQRDGLIDTAPAPAVQPDGDHALRMGRLRKLERLGLANEIAPGQWTLADDAQAALRELGERDDIIKRMHKAMTERGIDRGAASYVLDADSGRPVIGKLVDRGLHDELTGGAYAIVDGIDGRTHHIRFSDIEATGDCKPGAIVELRRFEDRKGRQRVALAVRSDMDLSAQIHAPGATWLDRRNLSSDGRDLGGGFGTEVGVAMEARAEHLADEGLARRQGQRVIFARNLLDTLRRRELDAAAKDLSAEIGLPHAPSKAGEYVAGTLRQRVTLASGRFAMIHNGLSFQLVPWSPSLDRQIDKHISGVMRGDGGVDWSFGRGRALGL; encoded by the coding sequence ATGAGCCGCGACGACAATTTCCGCATCCGGCCAGGCCGCATTCGCTCGCAGGGAAGCCAGCGCTCTCGACCGATCATCGTCCAGGCGCTCGCCGCCGCCCAGCGTGCCGGCGGTCATGTTTCACGACGTGGCCGGATCGTCGCGCCGGGCAGTTCAACCTTCGGGCGTGGCCGGGTTGCGAGCGTGCGCGCGACCCACCGGCTCGGCCACCGATCGCGTCAGGTTATCGTCAAGGCGCGCGTGGTCCGGCAGGGCGGCCGGGCCTCGCTCGCTGCCCATCTCAATTATCTGCAACGCGATGGCGTCACCCGCGACGGCGAGAAGGGCGTGCTGTTCGGCGCCGAGGCGGACAGCCTCGACCGCAATGAATTCGCCGCTCGCTGCGAAAACGACCGGCACCATTTCCGCTTCATCGTCTCGCCCGAGGACGCGGACCACATGCGCGACCTCAAGGGCTTCACCCGCCAGCTTATGACGCGGATGGAATCGGACCTCGGCACCCGTCTCGACTGGCGAGCCGTCGAGCATTGGAATACCGACAACCCCCACGTCCACATCATCGTGCGCGGCATCGGTGAGGACGGGCAAAACCTCGTCATCTCGCGCGATTATATCGGCGAAGGGATGCGGGCGCAGGCGCGCGAGATCGTGACCCGCGAACTGGGCCTTCGTAGCGACCTCGACATCCGGCAATCGCTGGAGCGGCAGGTCGAGGCCGAACGCTGGACCGAGATCGACCGCGACTTGTCGCGCACCATGCAGCGTGATGGGCTGATCGACACGGCGCCTGCGCCCGCCGTGCAGCCGGATGGCGACCATGCGCTGCGAATGGGACGACTGCGCAAGCTGGAGCGGCTCGGTCTCGCCAACGAGATCGCGCCAGGCCAGTGGACGCTCGCGGACGACGCGCAGGCAGCCTTGCGCGAGCTGGGCGAGCGCGACGACATCATCAAGCGAATGCACAAGGCGATGACCGAGCGCGGCATCGATCGAGGCGCCGCCAGCTATGTGCTCGACGCCGATTCGGGCCGGCCGGTGATCGGGAAGTTGGTCGACCGCGGCTTGCATGACGAGCTGACCGGCGGCGCCTATGCGATCGTGGACGGGATCGACGGGCGCACGCATCACATCCGCTTTTCTGACATCGAGGCGACCGGCGATTGCAAGCCCGGCGCCATCGTCGAACTGCGCCGTTTCGAGGACCGCAAGGGCCGGCAGCGGGTGGCGCTCGCCGTCCGGTCGGACATGGACTTGTCAGCGCAGATCCATGCACCGGGCGCCACCTGGCTCGACCGCCGCAACCTTTCGAGCGATGGCCGCGATCTTGGCGGCGGTTTCGGAACCGAGGTGGGTGTCGCGATGGAAGCGCGCGCCGAGCATCTCGCCGACGAAGGCTTGGCGCGGCGGCAAGGCCAGCGCGTCATCTTCGCGCGCAATCTGCTCGACACGCTCAGGCGGCGCGAGCTGGACGCAGCCGCCAAGGACTTGTCGGCCGAGATCGGCTTGCCGCACGCGCCGTCCAAGGCCGGCGAATATGTTGCGGGCACGCTGCGCCAGCGTGTCACCCTTGCCTCTGGCCGCTTCGCCATGATCCACAACGGCTTGAGCTTCCAGCTCGTGCCCTGGTCGCCTTCGCTCGACCGCCAGATCGATAAGCACATCTCCGGCGTCATGCGCGGCGATGGCGGCGTTGACTGGTCGTTCGGGCGTGGGCGGGCGTTGGGACTTTAG
- a CDS encoding SAVED domain-containing protein, translating to MAAAVVVGDAVPARRATGADRDHRRREGEPDVKKHFDYFIRSWIDFIFLRPLPGMRLIKWGVTLILATFAGFALTVGIPTENGRIDVSFDSGAGIPAFVLALVLTLASLMIIGGALWLIVDLRRESRKQVLAIELRGLRDMSGQPLISAVPTGIMDRRVSLLLDIRQGADGVLLSPEQALARLESLPHMIHQNSTGRDRRDLTVVAGGMAAVPFAFLMGVLLDDEGRVTLLDWDRAQECWRGLDEPDDGERLVLTGLETVGDASEVVVAVSVSYPEDRVAIAHRFPGLPVIRLGLPAPTIDHHWSAAKQAAWAQQFFDLARQLCATNVRQVHLVLVAPTSVVISFGRSYDKRNLPALTVYQYENGSPATYPWGIKMPVANAPGATLVRS from the coding sequence GTGGCGGCGGCTGTTGTTGTCGGCGACGCTGTTCCAGCGCGGCGCGCCACCGGAGCCGATCGAGATCATCGACGGCGCGAAGGGGAACCAGACGTGAAAAAGCATTTCGACTATTTCATTCGCTCCTGGATCGATTTCATCTTCCTGCGCCCGCTGCCGGGCATGCGGCTCATCAAATGGGGCGTGACGCTGATCCTCGCGACCTTTGCCGGGTTCGCGCTGACGGTTGGCATCCCGACCGAGAACGGCCGGATTGATGTGTCCTTCGATTCCGGTGCCGGCATACCGGCCTTTGTTTTGGCGCTTGTCCTCACGCTCGCCTCCCTAATGATTATCGGTGGAGCACTATGGCTGATTGTCGATCTGCGACGCGAGAGCCGCAAGCAAGTGCTGGCGATCGAGCTGCGAGGGCTACGGGACATGAGTGGACAACCGCTCATCTCCGCGGTCCCCACGGGGATTATGGACCGGCGCGTCTCACTCCTACTCGATATCCGGCAGGGTGCGGACGGCGTTTTGCTTTCGCCCGAGCAGGCGTTGGCCAGGCTCGAGAGCCTACCGCACATGATCCATCAGAACTCGACAGGCCGGGACCGTCGCGACCTCACGGTCGTTGCCGGCGGCATGGCCGCGGTGCCGTTCGCCTTTCTGATGGGGGTTCTTCTAGATGATGAGGGCCGTGTGACCCTGCTGGACTGGGATCGGGCCCAAGAATGCTGGCGCGGTCTCGACGAACCAGACGACGGCGAGCGATTGGTGCTGACCGGGCTCGAGACGGTCGGTGATGCCAGCGAAGTTGTGGTCGCGGTCTCGGTGTCTTACCCGGAGGATCGGGTTGCTATCGCACATCGCTTCCCAGGCCTGCCGGTCATTCGGCTAGGGCTACCTGCTCCGACAATCGATCATCATTGGTCAGCGGCGAAACAGGCGGCATGGGCGCAGCAATTCTTCGACTTGGCGCGCCAGCTTTGTGCGACTAATGTCCGGCAAGTTCACCTTGTGCTTGTTGCGCCGACCAGCGTGGTGATCAGCTTCGGCCGCAGCTACGACAAGCGCAATCTGCCGGCACTCACCGTCTATCAATATGAGAATGGATCGCCAGCGACCTACCCATGGGGTATCAAGATGCCCGTCGCGAACGCGCCAGGCGCAACGCTTGTTCGCTCATGA
- a CDS encoding Mov34/MPN/PAD-1 family protein yields MKVEFTQPLRARMRQALAKARRREIGGILMAEQVEAGHFRLADFTIDEVTGSAAHFVRSVEHHHCALDRFYEETASDFARFNYLGEWHSHPNHLPIPSSTDLASMQDLVEGERDIPFAMLLIVRTAWWRRLLLSATLFQRGAPPEPIEIIDGAKGNQT; encoded by the coding sequence ATGAAGGTTGAGTTCACGCAGCCGCTCCGCGCACGTATGCGCCAGGCGCTGGCCAAGGCGCGACGGCGCGAGATCGGCGGTATCCTCATGGCCGAACAGGTGGAGGCCGGCCATTTCAGGCTCGCCGACTTTACGATTGATGAAGTGACGGGTAGCGCTGCTCATTTCGTGCGATCGGTCGAACATCACCACTGCGCGCTCGACCGATTCTACGAGGAAACCGCGTCGGATTTCGCGCGGTTCAACTATCTCGGCGAATGGCATTCGCACCCAAACCATTTACCCATTCCGAGCTCCACCGACCTCGCATCGATGCAAGATCTTGTCGAGGGGGAGCGCGATATTCCCTTCGCCATGCTGCTGATCGTGCGCACGGCTTGGTGGCGGCGGCTGTTGTTGTCGGCGACGCTGTTCCAGCGCGGCGCGCCACCGGAGCCGATCGAGATCATCGACGGCGCGAAGGGGAACCAGACGTGA
- a CDS encoding ThiF family adenylyltransferase gives MIWWTDLPSRARAERQAIAELAEEADWLQSAKWRLTDDLQFVADFDIVHLGASYPLSLTYPHFFPAVPPQVTPRDGARISGHQYGAGGELCLEYRPDNWEPQFTGAMMIGSAYRLLSGESPSDGEVADVASAHRQTVAQEVRNTKLRLILNTALLDILVEQPLLQAQPFTLDEHWFAKHWLAHPRRLGSPDAPPIWAAAPPLTEPRTREGFAVRLPDETNVPFEGSYAFLNTILTTLNFAPALERMTASDAEMPLLLVHRGTARLYSLAQGTGSRDVYVYRTIVAPANEQRLSAEHGVLADRSVAIVGCGSVGSKIAATLTRAGVGTLVLVDGDLLLPGNLVRNELDWRAVGLNKPDALAARLRDINPSTKTIVRRLLLGGQESSASTDSALQQIGQCDLIIDATADAQIFNLCGAVACAERKPLIWAEVFAGGIGGMIARSRPDLDPPPYAARRQILRWCDDNGIPWTGGDGEQYSLQIDAEKPPLIADDADVSVIAAHAGRMAIDLLKGGATTLPNSAYAIGMAREWIFAAPFDTYPIDLVPEGQWGPDADENARDELGGLLREFFPKAEEAADEG, from the coding sequence GTGATCTGGTGGACCGATCTGCCGTCCCGCGCCCGCGCCGAACGGCAGGCGATCGCCGAGCTGGCTGAAGAAGCCGACTGGCTCCAGTCCGCCAAGTGGCGGCTGACCGACGATCTCCAGTTCGTCGCGGATTTCGACATCGTCCATCTCGGTGCCAGCTACCCGCTCAGCCTGACCTATCCGCACTTTTTCCCGGCGGTGCCGCCGCAGGTGACGCCCCGCGACGGCGCGAGAATCTCGGGTCACCAATATGGCGCAGGGGGCGAGCTCTGCCTCGAATATCGTCCCGACAATTGGGAACCGCAGTTCACGGGCGCGATGATGATCGGAAGCGCTTATCGGCTGCTGTCGGGCGAAAGTCCCTCAGATGGTGAGGTCGCCGATGTCGCCAGCGCCCATCGCCAGACTGTCGCGCAGGAGGTGCGCAACACCAAGCTGCGCCTGATCCTCAACACGGCCTTGCTGGATATCCTTGTGGAGCAGCCGCTCTTGCAAGCTCAGCCTTTCACGCTCGATGAACATTGGTTCGCGAAACATTGGCTTGCGCATCCACGCCGGCTGGGATCGCCCGACGCCCCGCCTATATGGGCCGCCGCGCCGCCGCTCACGGAGCCGCGCACGCGCGAGGGATTTGCCGTCCGGCTCCCCGACGAAACTAACGTCCCGTTCGAAGGCAGCTACGCCTTTCTGAACACCATTCTGACCACGCTGAACTTCGCCCCGGCGCTGGAGCGCATGACAGCTTCCGACGCCGAGATGCCGCTGCTGCTGGTTCATCGCGGGACGGCGCGGCTCTATTCGCTCGCGCAGGGCACCGGCAGCCGCGATGTCTATGTCTACCGCACGATCGTCGCGCCGGCGAACGAGCAACGCCTGTCTGCCGAGCACGGGGTGCTTGCGGACCGATCCGTCGCGATCGTCGGTTGCGGATCGGTAGGATCGAAGATCGCGGCAACCCTTACCCGTGCAGGCGTCGGCACGCTGGTGCTGGTCGATGGCGATCTGCTGCTACCGGGCAATCTGGTGCGCAATGAACTCGACTGGCGCGCGGTCGGCCTCAATAAACCTGATGCGCTGGCGGCGCGGCTCCGCGACATCAATCCGTCCACCAAGACGATCGTAAGACGATTGCTGCTCGGCGGACAGGAAAGTTCTGCATCGACCGACTCGGCGCTGCAGCAAATTGGCCAGTGCGATCTGATCATCGACGCGACAGCAGACGCGCAGATCTTCAACCTTTGTGGCGCGGTGGCATGTGCCGAACGGAAGCCGTTGATCTGGGCTGAAGTCTTTGCCGGCGGCATTGGGGGCATGATCGCACGCTCGCGCCCCGATCTCGATCCGCCGCCGTACGCTGCGCGGCGGCAGATACTGCGTTGGTGCGACGACAATGGCATTCCCTGGACCGGTGGCGATGGCGAGCAATACAGCCTGCAGATCGATGCAGAAAAGCCACCGCTGATCGCCGACGACGCGGATGTCTCAGTCATCGCCGCTCACGCCGGACGCATGGCGATCGACTTGCTCAAAGGTGGCGCGACCACCCTTCCGAATTCGGCCTATGCAATCGGGATGGCGCGTGAGTGGATCTTCGCAGCGCCATTCGACACTTATCCGATCGACCTTGTGCCCGAGGGGCAATGGGGTCCGGACGCCGACGAGAATGCGCGAGACGAGTTGGGCGGTTTGCTGCGAGAGTTTTTCCCCAAGGCCGAGGAGGCCGCGGATGAAGGTTGA